actctgtgcagagaactgtactaaacacttgggatagtacaatgtaacaataaacagacacacacattccctgctcaccatgagcttccagtctatgatattccagtcaatggtatttattgagcgcctactatgagcagagcactgtagtaagtacttggtggagcacagtataatagagttgatagacacgttccatgcccacagcaagatctagagagtctagaggagagtaagaacttaacgagAACCATAACAATTAATACTACGTTCCGCAGACCACCCGGGGCTAAATAAAGCATCTTGCTTTGACACCAAGAGCGGAAATTGGGACAAGAAACTCATACCTTAGCATAAACCATGGGGTGACTCCACAAGCCATGCACCGCTGATAGCCACAGCACGAGGACGAGGGTGAATCTGGAGAAACTGTGAGGGGGGAAAAAGCAGCGTCCGGTTGGATTTCACCCGCCGGACGGAGCCCGCGATCCACAGCCCAGCCCCAGACCTCTCGGCCTCCCGCTTCTTACCTCCTCATTTTCCCCGCGGCTTCGATCTCGATGGCTGACGCCTCAACCGGCCCGTCTCTGGAGGTGCCTTTATACCCAGGACAGGGTCTGGAGGAAAATGTCAGCCCGCCCCCGCCGTCTGAGAGGCTCATCGGCTCGGACGTGGCCCTGGCACCTGGGCGGAtgacggggggagagagagagagggcccgCCTGTGTGTGCGTGGGCTTGCTGCCTAGGCTttgccctcttcctgccccatggTTCCATCCGCCTGACGTCTCGTCTTCCCCTCAGGAGGCCCAGACGGTCCCTGCCACTCAAAAGTCTCTCTTTCTGGACTTTCCCAGTCTCAGCAGGAAGCCTCTTGCCCTGTGATCCCCTCttcagggcccgggcctggaagtcagaaggacctggtttctaatcccggctctgccacttgtctgccggtggccttgggcaagtcagttcacttctttggtTCCGTTcccttatttggaaaatggggattaagagtgggagccccgtgtgggacggggattgtgtccaacctgattacctggtcataataataataatcacagcatttgttaagcatttactatgtgccatgcacagttttgctgctgctgatgcctgtctactcgttttgttttgttgtctgtctcccccttctagactgtgagcccgctgttgggtatggattgtctctatctgttgcc
This portion of the Ornithorhynchus anatinus isolate Pmale09 chromosome 3, mOrnAna1.pri.v4, whole genome shotgun sequence genome encodes:
- the NPS gene encoding neuropeptide S — encoded protein: MSLSDGGGGLTFSSRPCPGYKGTSRDGPVEASAIEIEAAGKMRSFSRFTLVLVLWLSAVHGLWSHPMVYAKLSGRSDHFLVLLSHRLATVDRNGETALLKPYLEKTFMRRSFRNGVGQGIKKTSFRRAKS